The proteins below are encoded in one region of Fimbriimonadaceae bacterium:
- a CDS encoding Ku protein translates to MARKTSNDENEEGYGSESTGRPIWTGSISFGLVNVPVSLYSLEQRDEIHFKLLDSRNNAGVKYQRVNQVTGEEVPWDQIVRAYEYSDENLIVISNEELKGLQVESLKQIEVQAFVNRDQVDEMFYEKPYILVPKKKTEKGYVLLREVMERTGRIGIAKVAIRTREYLAALLPRGPGLVVMLMRYASEMRSLKNYNLPDQEPEAYNISEREMLLAEQLVEAMVVDWSPGQYKDQYREALMNWVDEKVKSGGLTPKVSADEATALPEAANVIDLASLLTESVKSKEASGD, encoded by the coding sequence ATGGCCAGGAAAACTTCCAACGACGAGAACGAAGAAGGCTACGGTTCAGAGTCGACGGGCCGTCCGATTTGGACGGGCAGCATCTCGTTCGGCCTGGTCAATGTCCCGGTCTCGCTTTACAGCTTAGAGCAGCGAGACGAGATCCACTTTAAGCTCTTGGACAGCCGCAACAATGCAGGCGTCAAGTACCAGCGCGTCAACCAAGTCACGGGGGAAGAAGTGCCCTGGGACCAAATCGTCCGCGCCTATGAGTATAGCGACGAAAACTTGATCGTTATCAGCAACGAGGAACTAAAAGGTTTGCAGGTCGAGTCGCTTAAGCAGATTGAAGTCCAGGCCTTCGTGAACCGTGACCAAGTGGATGAGATGTTCTACGAAAAGCCGTATATCCTGGTCCCAAAGAAGAAGACGGAGAAAGGTTACGTCCTCTTGCGCGAGGTCATGGAAAGGACGGGGCGGATCGGCATCGCAAAGGTGGCCATCCGAACTCGGGAATACCTCGCCGCGCTCCTTCCGCGCGGCCCTGGCCTGGTCGTCATGCTTATGCGCTACGCGTCAGAAATGCGCAGCCTTAAGAACTACAACCTCCCCGACCAAGAACCTGAGGCTTACAACATTTCCGAACGCGAAATGCTGCTTGCGGAACAACTGGTCGAGGCGATGGTCGTTGACTGGAGCCCGGGCCAGTATAAGGATCAATATCGCGAGGCCTTAATGAACTGGGTCGATGAAAAAGTTAAGTCCGGAGGCTTGACCCCGAAAGTCTCGGCGGACGAAGCCACCGCGCTGCCCGAAGCGGCAAACGTCATCGATCTCGCCTCGCTCCTCACGGAAAGCGTCAAGAGCAAGGAAGCGTCCGGTGACTAA
- a CDS encoding mechanosensitive ion channel family protein, which yields MEEIELTAPEKPGAYEYIEAGVVLGAGLVLGLILWRLVSWLLTRPGVKERNWARASRKPLASLLFWAVVIKALSLGASRLSFLQENPVYVVWITRLLSVTWLVVAVVAAIRFIEAMLRSEAGTGDTSHLHRRNLLKKLGVGGVAVFGALFGLRILGIDTAPLLAGGAIGGVIIGLALQESLANVFAGILFSLDGAVRVGDLVRFTDGTEGYVRSIGWRSTLIRRLDNSLLVVPNAQMSKEKLLNLNRPLPPIVVNLVVGVGYGSSLQEVEDLCVGIAREVQERHAQGEKLNDPFALWQEFDDSCINVKVFISVPSAERQYRAKSDLLKSIHQAFRENGIVIPYPTRTLDAPRLIEALDPETQPGAAASK from the coding sequence ATGGAAGAAATCGAGCTTACTGCGCCTGAAAAGCCTGGCGCGTACGAGTATATCGAGGCTGGGGTTGTGCTAGGAGCGGGCCTCGTGCTCGGCCTAATCCTTTGGAGGCTTGTGTCATGGCTCCTGACGCGGCCGGGCGTGAAGGAGCGAAATTGGGCGCGGGCCTCCCGCAAGCCGCTCGCCTCCTTGCTCTTCTGGGCGGTCGTCATCAAGGCGCTCTCGCTGGGCGCAAGCCGCCTCTCCTTCTTACAAGAAAACCCGGTCTACGTCGTCTGGATCACCCGCCTCCTCTCCGTCACCTGGCTTGTCGTGGCGGTGGTCGCCGCTATCCGCTTCATCGAAGCCATGTTGCGCAGCGAGGCAGGCACTGGCGACACCAGCCATCTGCACCGCCGAAACCTCTTGAAAAAGCTAGGGGTCGGCGGAGTGGCCGTCTTCGGCGCCCTCTTTGGTCTGCGTATTTTGGGGATCGATACGGCGCCTCTCCTCGCAGGCGGCGCGATCGGAGGCGTCATCATCGGCCTCGCGCTTCAGGAGAGCTTGGCGAACGTCTTTGCCGGGATCCTCTTCTCGCTGGACGGTGCCGTCAGGGTAGGCGACCTCGTCCGCTTCACGGACGGCACAGAAGGTTACGTGAGGAGCATCGGCTGGCGCTCGACCCTCATCCGTCGGCTGGACAACTCCCTCCTCGTCGTCCCCAACGCGCAAATGTCAAAGGAAAAGCTCTTGAACCTTAACCGACCTTTACCTCCGATCGTCGTGAATCTTGTCGTCGGAGTGGGCTATGGATCAAGCCTGCAGGAGGTGGAGGACCTCTGCGTCGGCATCGCTCGCGAGGTCCAGGAGCGCCACGCACAGGGCGAAAAGCTGAACGATCCGTTCGCCCTGTGGCAGGAGTTTGACGACAGTTGTATAAATGTCAAAGTCTTCATCTCCGTCCCTTCGGCAGAGCGGCAGTACCGGGCGAAATCGGACCTTCTTAAGTCCATCCACCAGGCCTTCAGAGAGAACGGTATCGTGATCCCCTACCCGACCCGGACCCTGGACGCACCTCGACTTATCGAAGCCCTGGATCCCGAAACCCAGCCCGGTGCCGCCGCATCCAAGTGA
- a CDS encoding phosphoribosylglycinamide formyltransferase, translated as MRARVAVLVGGKGRGSNMANLVRAGREGLMPAEVVLVLSPAEGTPAVDAAFELGVPVRILPKEDVSTFILENLYKFEVEWLCLAGYLQLLPPEVVHALSGRLLNIHPALLPKFGGKGMYGVHVHKAVLAAGETESGCTVHLVTEVYDEGEVVLQKRCPVLAADTPETLAARVLALEHEAYPEALALLVERAARVP; from the coding sequence ATGCGCGCTCGAGTCGCGGTGTTGGTCGGGGGCAAGGGCCGGGGCAGCAATATGGCGAATCTGGTGCGGGCCGGGCGCGAAGGCCTGATGCCTGCAGAAGTCGTCCTCGTGCTCTCTCCTGCCGAGGGGACGCCGGCGGTCGACGCGGCGTTCGAACTCGGGGTTCCCGTCCGGATCCTTCCTAAAGAAGATGTCTCCACTTTTATTCTAGAAAACCTGTACAAATTCGAGGTCGAGTGGCTTTGTTTAGCCGGATACCTCCAGTTATTGCCGCCCGAGGTCGTGCACGCGCTTTCTGGGCGCCTTCTCAACATTCACCCTGCTCTTCTGCCTAAGTTTGGAGGCAAAGGCATGTACGGAGTGCACGTCCACAAGGCCGTGTTAGCGGCTGGTGAGACTGAGTCCGGTTGCACAGTCCATCTCGTGACGGAAGTCTACGACGAGGGCGAAGTGGTGCTGCAAAAGCGCTGCCCCGTCTTGGCGGCCGACACGCCTGAGACGCTGGCGGCACGGGTACTTGCGCTAGAGCACGAGGCTTATCCCGAGGCGCTCGCCCTTTTGGTCGAGCGGGCCGCGCGTGTGCCATGA
- a CDS encoding 1-acyl-sn-glycerol-3-phosphate acyltransferase, which yields MSVGTDQLRHPWTARLARPFLQVVAFLLFLCFGAPIWVRGWWRVPRRGGLLVVTNHLSNTDPVIVQYACPRLLNFMARRQLFDMGIGGFMRWWRAFPVTQGSADKGAIKTALELLRAGHAVGLFPEGRLSPDGRLLDVLPGVALIVRKARVPVVCVGLRGTNGVMPNPKETPQWSGRPIVARWGRVQRFADDAGADEIVAWIDSELRRLSGQG from the coding sequence ATGAGCGTGGGGACCGACCAACTGCGCCATCCCTGGACGGCGCGGCTCGCCCGCCCGTTCCTGCAGGTCGTGGCCTTTCTCCTGTTCCTCTGCTTTGGGGCTCCGATCTGGGTGCGCGGTTGGTGGCGCGTGCCCCGGCGGGGCGGGCTCCTGGTCGTCACCAACCACCTTTCGAACACCGACCCCGTGATCGTGCAGTACGCCTGCCCGCGGCTGCTGAACTTCATGGCCCGGCGGCAGCTTTTTGACATGGGGATCGGCGGTTTTATGCGATGGTGGCGCGCCTTTCCCGTGACCCAGGGCTCGGCCGACAAGGGCGCGATCAAGACGGCTCTGGAGCTTCTACGGGCGGGGCACGCGGTCGGGCTCTTCCCCGAGGGGCGACTGAGCCCGGATGGCCGCCTGCTGGACGTTCTGCCGGGGGTGGCGCTCATCGTCCGGAAGGCCCGGGTGCCGGTGGTCTGCGTCGGGCTGAGGGGAACGAACGGCGTGATGCCGAATCCCAAGGAGACGCCGCAATGGTCGGGGCGGCCGATCGTGGCCCGCTGGGGGCGCGTCCAGCGGTTTGCCGATGATGCCGGAGCCGACGAAATCGTCGCTTGGATCGATTCCGAGCTCCGGCGTCTCTCGGGCCAGGGCTAG
- a CDS encoding cytochrome c oxidase subunit 3 produces MAAHPHTANPDDPAVYEQFEHIDQQQETYVLGMWAFLVTEVMFFGALFLIYTIYRWKYQSDFFIYHEELNYMIGGLNTFILLISSLCVALAVHYAQLKKYKPVMSMLWITQLCAAAFLVIKLVFEWSVKFEHHLFPNDTFHWNPIPHGGDPEHARVFFSLYFAMTGLHGLHVLIGIVIFAVLMGLLRREHKAGRLFKQGVLSDYVPIEMVGLYWHFVDLVWIFLYPLFYLIPK; encoded by the coding sequence ATGGCTGCCCATCCCCACACCGCTAACCCAGACGATCCGGCTGTTTACGAGCAGTTCGAGCATATCGACCAGCAACAGGAAACCTATGTGCTGGGGATGTGGGCGTTCCTCGTCACCGAAGTCATGTTCTTCGGGGCGCTCTTCTTGATCTACACCATCTATCGGTGGAAGTATCAGAGCGACTTCTTCATCTATCACGAAGAGCTGAACTACATGATCGGAGGCTTGAACACCTTCATCCTGCTCATCAGTTCGCTCTGCGTGGCGCTCGCCGTCCACTACGCCCAGCTGAAAAAGTACAAACCGGTGATGTCCATGCTCTGGATCACCCAGCTTTGCGCAGCCGCGTTCCTCGTGATAAAGCTCGTCTTCGAGTGGAGCGTGAAGTTCGAGCACCACCTTTTCCCGAACGACACCTTCCACTGGAACCCGATCCCGCACGGCGGCGACCCAGAGCACGCGAGAGTCTTCTTCTCGCTGTACTTTGCAATGACGGGCCTACACGGCCTCCACGTCCTCATCGGGATCGTCATCTTCGCCGTCCTCATGGGGCTGCTCCGGCGCGAGCACAAGGCGGGGCGGCTGTTCAAGCAAGGAGTTCTCTCCGACTACGTGCCAATCGAGATGGTCGGGCTCTACTGGCACTTCGTCGACCTGGTGTGGATCTTCCTCTACCCGCTCTTCTATCTCATCCCGAAATAA
- a CDS encoding cbb3-type cytochrome c oxidase subunit I — MSAVAERVFTQEPPAEPRNYLNTDHTLKSWLLTTDHKRIAVLYLISVTIMFFMGSIAAAFIRFELTSPWGQILTNEAYNKTFTAHGVLMIFFFLIPAVPAVLGNFLVPLQIGARDLAFPRLNLASWYVYIISAVLVLSSLVMGGVDTGWTFYVPLSSLYSNTPVSLMLVGLFLSGFSSIMTAVNFIATIHKMRAPGMTWFKLPLFIWAHYATSVTIILGTPVVAITLLLVVLERTFGIGIFSPELGGDPVLFQHLFWFYSHPAVYIMVLPAMGVISELVTCFSRRQIFGYQFVAMSSMAIAAIGFLVWGHHMYVSSQSVLQGIVFSLLSFLVAVPSAVKVFNWTLTMWKGSVLFRTPMIYALAFLGLFVIGGLTGLYLSSLDTDVHLTATYFVVAHFHYVMVGGSILAFLGGIHFWWPKMFGVMYSEFWGRLSAMVIFIGFNFTFFPQFIVGYLGMPRRYHLYYFAPEWQFYHVASSLGSTVLGIGFLMPAIYLTASLVNKRKGEQPLMPHNPWGAKGLEWEEAATPPITLNFERTPMVTEVPYNYDPIEDTNRVRAEKGLPLIELDHDKDKVHH; from the coding sequence ATGAGCGCCGTCGCAGAAAGGGTCTTTACGCAGGAACCGCCTGCCGAGCCCAGGAACTACCTGAACACGGACCATACGCTGAAGTCCTGGTTGCTGACCACGGACCACAAGCGCATCGCCGTGCTTTACTTGATCTCGGTCACGATCATGTTCTTCATGGGCAGCATCGCGGCCGCGTTCATCCGGTTCGAGCTGACCTCGCCATGGGGACAGATCCTCACGAACGAGGCTTACAACAAGACCTTCACCGCCCACGGCGTCTTGATGATCTTCTTCTTCCTGATCCCGGCCGTCCCGGCCGTGCTCGGGAACTTCCTCGTGCCCCTCCAGATCGGCGCGAGGGACCTCGCCTTCCCGCGTTTGAACCTGGCGAGCTGGTACGTCTACATCATCTCCGCCGTGCTCGTGCTCTCCTCCCTGGTGATGGGGGGCGTCGATACGGGCTGGACCTTCTACGTCCCGCTGAGCTCGCTCTATTCGAACACGCCCGTCTCCTTGATGCTGGTCGGTCTCTTCCTCTCGGGCTTTAGCTCGATCATGACGGCCGTCAACTTCATCGCGACGATCCACAAGATGCGCGCGCCGGGGATGACCTGGTTCAAGCTGCCGCTCTTCATTTGGGCGCACTATGCGACCAGCGTCACGATCATCCTGGGCACCCCCGTCGTCGCGATCACGTTGCTCCTGGTCGTCTTGGAGCGAACGTTCGGCATCGGCATCTTCAGCCCGGAACTCGGCGGCGACCCTGTGCTGTTCCAGCACCTCTTCTGGTTCTATTCGCACCCCGCCGTCTACATCATGGTGCTGCCCGCGATGGGCGTCATCAGCGAGCTGGTGACGTGCTTCAGCCGCCGCCAGATCTTCGGCTACCAGTTCGTCGCGATGTCTTCCATGGCCATCGCCGCGATCGGCTTCCTGGTCTGGGGCCACCACATGTACGTCTCGAGCCAGTCGGTGCTGCAAGGCATCGTCTTCTCCTTGCTTTCGTTCTTGGTCGCGGTGCCGTCCGCGGTCAAGGTGTTCAACTGGACTTTGACCATGTGGAAGGGGTCCGTGCTGTTCCGCACGCCGATGATCTACGCCTTGGCCTTCCTCGGCCTCTTCGTGATCGGCGGCCTCACCGGCCTCTACCTCTCCAGCTTGGACACCGACGTCCACCTCACTGCGACGTACTTCGTCGTGGCGCACTTCCACTACGTCATGGTCGGCGGGTCGATCCTCGCCTTCCTCGGCGGCATCCACTTCTGGTGGCCGAAAATGTTCGGCGTGATGTACTCCGAATTCTGGGGACGCCTCTCCGCGATGGTGATCTTCATCGGGTTCAACTTCACGTTCTTCCCGCAGTTCATTGTGGGGTACCTCGGGATGCCGCGGCGCTACCACCTCTACTACTTCGCGCCGGAGTGGCAGTTCTATCACGTCGCTTCGAGCCTCGGCTCGACCGTCTTGGGAATCGGGTTCCTCATGCCGGCCATCTACCTCACCGCCTCGCTCGTCAACAAGCGTAAAGGGGAACAACCCCTCATGCCGCACAACCCGTGGGGCGCCAAGGGTTTGGAATGGGAGGAGGCCGCCACACCGCCCATCACCCTCAATTTCGAAAGGACGCCTATGGTCACGGAAGTCCCCTACAACTACGACCCGATCGAGGACACCAACAGGGTCCGGGCCGAGAAGGGGCTGCCGCTGATCGAGCTTGACCACGATAAGGACAAGGTTCACCACTGA
- a CDS encoding c-type cytochrome — protein MNLFKTLPVMPVQASERAFWHDLLFFTITGLSVIFTILVFLLILRLATTYRQGSPADRRNPVYHSLKIESLLIGVPLVLGLAIFVWASLGFVNYRKTPEKAMEIFVVGKQWMWHLQHMNGVRENNELHVPVDTPIKLTMISQDVIHAMYLPEFRAQYHVVPGRYTDLNFTATRIGKYKMLCNMYCGTQHSEMVGLVHVMSKGDFAKWMENNANRYQDKPLTMAAAGAQTWKDLGCGNCHGQKDTLRGPSLYGIFGTRRTFSDGSSKVADNDYLRESILTPWLLLTRGYEASMPAYKGQITEERVLALVEYMKTLTAEPGGEKAAAIEPGFETSRPTSSPQNSTDVANRRASAPAMQQEQGATRE, from the coding sequence ATGAACCTCTTTAAGACTCTTCCCGTGATGCCGGTGCAGGCGTCCGAGCGGGCGTTCTGGCACGACTTGCTCTTCTTCACTATCACGGGCCTGTCGGTGATCTTCACGATCTTGGTTTTCCTCTTGATCCTGCGGCTGGCCACCACCTACCGCCAGGGGAGCCCGGCGGACCGCCGAAACCCCGTCTACCACAGCCTCAAGATTGAGAGCCTCTTGATCGGCGTGCCCCTCGTGCTCGGCCTCGCCATCTTCGTCTGGGCTTCGCTCGGGTTCGTGAACTACCGCAAGACGCCGGAGAAGGCGATGGAGATCTTCGTCGTCGGCAAGCAGTGGATGTGGCACTTGCAGCACATGAACGGCGTCCGGGAAAACAACGAGCTCCACGTCCCCGTCGACACCCCGATCAAGCTCACGATGATCTCCCAGGACGTCATCCACGCGATGTACCTCCCCGAGTTCCGCGCCCAATACCACGTGGTGCCGGGCCGATACACCGACCTGAACTTCACCGCCACGCGGATCGGCAAGTACAAGATGCTCTGCAACATGTACTGCGGCACCCAGCACTCTGAAATGGTCGGATTGGTCCACGTCATGTCCAAGGGCGACTTCGCCAAGTGGATGGAGAACAACGCCAACCGTTACCAGGACAAGCCGCTCACGATGGCGGCGGCAGGCGCCCAGACGTGGAAAGACCTCGGCTGCGGGAACTGCCACGGTCAAAAGGACACCCTGCGCGGCCCCTCGCTCTACGGCATCTTCGGCACAAGGCGCACGTTCAGCGACGGGTCTAGCAAGGTGGCCGACAACGACTATCTGCGGGAATCGATCCTGACCCCGTGGCTGCTCTTGACGAGGGGCTACGAGGCCAGTATGCCGGCATATAAGGGCCAGATCACCGAAGAGCGGGTGCTGGCGCTGGTCGAGTATATGAAGACGCTGACCGCGGAGCCGGGCGGCGAGAAGGCCGCTGCGATCGAACCTGGGTTCGAGACGTCCCGGCCGACGAGCTCTCCGCAGAACTCGACCGATGTCGCTAACAGAAGGGCCTCCGCCCCCGCGATGCAACAAGAACAAGGAGCCACCAGAGAATGA
- a CDS encoding SCO family protein, whose protein sequence is MSRRALAVMALVGLAGLASPQFYGYKDPPVPGQSRVAAQSKTADVRVDQKLESFVPLDAEFRDELGMKVKLGDYFVDKPVLLLPVFYKCPGICEAELMNLVESLKGFNKDFVGKDFLVVTVGIDPSETPELASQKKDTLVALYQGNRTKREERLMTERGWHFLTGDMTQIRKVTDAIGFRFTYDASNGNITHPAALVVLTPQGKISRYFLDVQYPQRLLLNSIKDAGKGQVGTREEQPFFLSCIQVDPLTGQRSLNILNTLKTLGVVTILGMVVAMAVWNRQAKRRPEERTDS, encoded by the coding sequence GTGAGCCGCCGCGCCCTGGCTGTGATGGCCTTGGTGGGACTGGCCGGCCTCGCCTCGCCCCAGTTCTACGGCTATAAAGATCCGCCGGTCCCCGGCCAGTCGCGCGTGGCCGCCCAGAGCAAGACCGCGGACGTCCGGGTCGACCAGAAGCTGGAAAGTTTCGTCCCGCTCGACGCCGAGTTCCGCGACGAACTCGGCATGAAGGTAAAGCTGGGCGACTACTTTGTCGACAAGCCCGTCCTGCTGCTGCCCGTGTTCTACAAGTGCCCCGGCATCTGCGAGGCCGAGCTCATGAACCTGGTCGAGAGCCTGAAGGGGTTCAACAAGGACTTCGTGGGCAAAGACTTCTTGGTCGTCACGGTCGGTATCGACCCCAGCGAGACGCCGGAGCTTGCCTCGCAAAAGAAAGACACCCTGGTCGCGCTCTATCAAGGCAACCGGACGAAACGCGAGGAGCGGCTCATGACGGAACGCGGGTGGCACTTCCTGACGGGAGACATGACCCAGATCCGCAAGGTCACGGACGCGATCGGCTTCCGGTTCACGTATGACGCCTCCAACGGCAACATCACCCACCCGGCCGCGCTCGTCGTGCTCACTCCGCAGGGCAAGATCAGCCGCTATTTCCTGGACGTGCAATACCCCCAGCGCCTTCTTCTGAATTCGATCAAGGACGCGGGCAAGGGCCAGGTCGGGACGCGTGAGGAACAGCCATTCTTCCTCTCCTGCATCCAGGTAGACCCGTTGACCGGTCAGCGAAGCTTGAACATCTTGAACACGCTAAAGACCCTCGGCGTGGTGACGATCCTCGGGATGGTCGTCGCGATGGCCGTTTGGAACCGCCAGGCGAAGCGCCGGCCGGAGGAAAGAACCGACTCATGA
- a CDS encoding cytochrome c — protein MKRYLPLTLATLALAVGCHQDMWQQPKNKAQSKSAFFTDSVSSRPPVAGTVAFERPKTDREFYTGYDREGRLVREFPMPVTEELVKRGKERFDIFCRHCHGAIGDGEGMIAKRGFTLARPVGNYHSQRLRNMPVGHFFDVITNGFGTMYPFKERIRPYDRWAIASYIRVLQRSQYAAVASVPAEERNKLMQMPYESSQDAAPEPQVAQPSPLAPRPPVPSGPTPGNVGEGSAVPGGQGSAAPMGGTQ, from the coding sequence ATGAAGCGGTACCTGCCTTTGACGCTCGCCACGCTCGCCCTTGCGGTCGGCTGCCACCAGGACATGTGGCAACAGCCGAAGAACAAGGCGCAGTCGAAGAGCGCGTTCTTCACGGACAGCGTCTCCTCCCGGCCGCCCGTGGCCGGAACCGTCGCCTTTGAACGGCCGAAGACCGACCGTGAGTTCTATACGGGCTACGACCGAGAGGGGCGGCTCGTGCGCGAGTTCCCGATGCCGGTCACCGAAGAGCTGGTCAAGCGCGGCAAGGAGCGGTTCGACATCTTCTGCCGGCACTGCCACGGCGCGATCGGCGACGGCGAGGGCATGATCGCCAAACGCGGGTTCACGCTCGCCCGGCCGGTGGGCAACTACCACTCGCAAAGGCTTCGCAACATGCCGGTCGGCCACTTCTTCGACGTGATCACCAACGGCTTCGGCACGATGTACCCCTTCAAAGAGCGCATCCGCCCCTATGACCGGTGGGCGATCGCCAGCTATATCCGCGTGCTGCAACGGAGCCAGTACGCCGCGGTCGCCTCCGTCCCCGCGGAAGAGCGCAACAAGCTTATGCAAATGCCTTACGAATCTTCGCAGGACGCGGCGCCCGAGCCGCAGGTCGCGCAGCCTTCGCCCTTGGCGCCGAGGCCGCCCGTCCCGAGCGGGCCCACCCCCGGGAACGTCGGCGAAGGGTCGGCAGTCCCCGGCGGACAGGGCAGCGCGGCGCCGATGGGAGGCACGCAATGA
- a CDS encoding DUF3341 domain-containing protein, which yields MSHGRDNHARPYGVVGSFTTPEALLEAAQRAKDAGYRHMDGYSPIPVEGLADVVGRPKDWMLTGLVLGAGATGAIVGFALEALTSAVSYPHNVGGKPLVSIPMFFPVLYECTILFAAAAATFGMFAMNDMPKPHRPVFNAEAMVRASQDRFVLCLEASDPNYDLDRAMAFLRDQGAETVEEVWTSEGY from the coding sequence GTGAGCCACGGCAGGGACAACCACGCAAGGCCGTACGGCGTCGTCGGATCGTTCACCACGCCGGAAGCGCTGCTCGAAGCCGCCCAGCGAGCAAAGGACGCGGGCTACCGCCACATGGACGGCTATTCGCCGATCCCGGTGGAGGGGCTTGCCGACGTGGTCGGGCGCCCGAAGGACTGGATGCTGACCGGCTTGGTCCTGGGGGCTGGCGCCACGGGCGCCATCGTCGGGTTCGCGCTCGAGGCGCTCACCTCGGCCGTCTCCTACCCGCACAACGTCGGCGGCAAGCCGCTGGTCAGCATCCCCATGTTCTTCCCCGTGCTCTATGAGTGCACGATCCTCTTCGCCGCGGCGGCCGCGACTTTCGGGATGTTCGCGATGAACGACATGCCCAAGCCGCACCGCCCGGTCTTCAACGCGGAAGCGATGGTGCGGGCCTCCCAAGACCGTTTTGTGCTCTGCCTGGAAGCCTCGGATCCGAACTACGACCTGGACAGAGCGATGGCCTTCCTGAGGGATCAAGGGGCCGAGACCGTCGAAGAGGTCTGGACCTCGGAGGGATATTGA